One segment of Pseudoalteromonas rubra DNA contains the following:
- the nagA gene encoding N-acetylglucosamine-6-phosphate deacetylase, translated as MNRFLASRLFDGTQFKNDVEFVVDNGRLRFESHPSSSDVTRLEGLTVPGFIDVQVNGGGGGFLNADPTLSCLTTIVTAHAQFGSTALMPTLITDQIAVMEQAADAVAEAIARKEPGVAGIHFEGPHLSHPKKGTHSEQFIRPISEREFAIYARTDLGIKMVTLAPETVPLSDIKRLVELGVKVSIGHSNADFETTMAALEAGADGFTHLFNAMSAYTSREPGVVGAALWEDNAWCGLIVDGHHVHPASAKLAIRSKQRGKIMLVTDAMPPVGTDDQEFDFFDGRKVIRTGDRLNSTTGELAGSVLDMASAVRNSVNTLDVTLSEALRMASLYPAQYLGLATKGRLIDDADADFVVLDDDLHVLQTFINGQRV; from the coding sequence ATGAACAGATTTTTGGCCAGCCGTTTGTTTGACGGCACACAATTTAAAAACGATGTTGAGTTTGTTGTCGACAATGGCAGACTTAGATTTGAATCGCACCCGTCGAGCAGTGACGTAACGCGATTGGAAGGGCTTACCGTACCAGGTTTCATTGACGTTCAGGTTAATGGCGGCGGCGGTGGCTTTTTAAATGCTGATCCGACCTTATCGTGCCTGACAACCATTGTCACAGCACATGCGCAGTTTGGTTCAACCGCTCTGATGCCAACGCTGATCACCGATCAGATTGCCGTTATGGAGCAAGCCGCAGATGCTGTTGCAGAGGCCATTGCCCGTAAAGAACCTGGTGTTGCCGGGATCCATTTTGAAGGTCCACATCTGTCCCACCCAAAGAAGGGAACACACAGCGAGCAATTTATTCGTCCTATCTCAGAGCGTGAATTTGCTATTTATGCCCGTACAGATTTAGGGATCAAGATGGTGACTCTGGCACCGGAAACTGTGCCTCTGAGTGACATCAAACGTCTGGTTGAACTGGGCGTGAAAGTGTCGATTGGTCATTCTAATGCTGACTTTGAAACCACCATGGCTGCATTGGAAGCAGGGGCTGATGGCTTCACTCATTTGTTCAATGCTATGTCGGCGTATACCTCACGTGAACCCGGTGTCGTAGGTGCTGCATTGTGGGAAGACAATGCCTGGTGTGGTCTGATCGTTGACGGTCACCATGTCCATCCTGCGTCGGCAAAACTGGCTATTCGTAGTAAACAGCGCGGTAAAATCATGCTGGTAACTGATGCTATGCCTCCTGTGGGCACCGATGATCAGGAGTTTGACTTTTTCGATGGCCGTAAGGTGATCCGCACGGGTGACAGATTAAATTCGACCACAGGTGAGTTGGCCGGCAGTGTTTTGGACATGGCCAGTGCGGTGCGCAATAGTGTCAATACGCTAGATGTTACCTTGTCAGAAGCGCTGCGGATGGCTTCTTTATACCCAGCACAATATTTGGGATTGGCAACTAAAGGGCGCCTTATCGACGACGCTGATGCCGACTTTGTTGTGCTCGATGACGATCTTCATGTGTTGCAGACTTTTATTAACGGGCAACGCGTATAA
- the nagX gene encoding transmembrane glucosamine N-acetyltransferase NagX has translation MSNNKKRLASLDALRGMDMFWILGGQSIFAALFVLTGWQGWKIFEAQTLHSAWHGFTFYDLIFPLFIFLSGVAMGLRPKRIDHLPMAERKPIYIKAIKRLGLLCLFGVLYNHGWGTGIPADLGEIRYASVLGRIAIAWFFCAMLVWHCSLKTTAFTGVGILLAYWLLLCFIPVPGGSAGELTPAGSWNAWVDQALLPGITYQNRPVDPEGILSSFPAIVNAIAGVFAGQLIAQSDKLGQWQVAGRLFVAGIVSLALGWLWDLQFPVNKELWTSSFVLVTVGWSAIFLAVFFTLVDILNGQKLAYPFVIIGANSIIIYLASSLVDWAFISRSVFGGIINAVPAHWQALVSVCALLAVQLLVLHWMYKRKIIVSV, from the coding sequence ATGTCAAATAATAAGAAAAGACTGGCATCACTCGATGCTTTACGCGGTATGGATATGTTCTGGATCCTCGGTGGTCAGTCCATATTTGCCGCATTGTTTGTTTTAACCGGCTGGCAGGGGTGGAAGATATTTGAAGCCCAAACGCTCCACAGTGCCTGGCATGGTTTCACTTTTTACGACCTGATATTTCCCTTGTTCATCTTTTTGTCAGGTGTGGCAATGGGACTCAGACCCAAGCGCATTGACCACCTGCCAATGGCAGAGCGTAAACCCATTTACATAAAAGCGATTAAGCGACTTGGCTTACTGTGCCTATTTGGGGTGCTATATAATCATGGCTGGGGAACAGGTATACCTGCTGATCTCGGTGAGATCCGGTATGCCAGTGTGCTTGGGCGGATTGCTATTGCGTGGTTTTTCTGTGCCATGCTGGTATGGCATTGTAGTTTGAAGACCACAGCTTTTACAGGCGTGGGTATTTTGCTGGCCTACTGGTTGCTACTTTGCTTTATTCCGGTCCCTGGTGGCAGTGCTGGTGAACTCACACCGGCAGGCAGCTGGAATGCTTGGGTCGATCAGGCACTGTTACCCGGGATTACCTATCAAAACCGTCCGGTTGATCCGGAGGGGATTTTGTCCAGCTTTCCTGCCATCGTTAATGCGATAGCGGGCGTGTTTGCAGGCCAGCTGATAGCTCAATCGGATAAACTCGGACAGTGGCAGGTAGCAGGGCGTTTGTTTGTCGCTGGTATCGTCAGCCTGGCGTTAGGCTGGCTATGGGATTTACAATTCCCGGTTAACAAAGAGTTATGGACGAGTTCTTTTGTGCTGGTCACCGTGGGCTGGAGCGCGATTTTTCTTGCCGTTTTCTTTACCCTGGTAGATATACTCAATGGTCAAAAACTGGCTTATCCATTCGTGATTATTGGCGCCAACTCTATCATTATTTATCTGGCCTCGAGTCTGGTCGACTGGGCCTTTATTAGCCGCAGTGTATTTGGCGGTATTATTAATGCTGTGCCTGCGCACTGGCAGGCATTGGTCAGTGTATGTGCTCTGCTGGCGGTTCAGCTTCTGGTATTACACTGGATGTACAAGCGTAAGATCATTGTTAGTGTGTAA
- the nagB gene encoding glucosamine-6-phosphate deaminase, translating to MQIVILKNAAEVAAYGADIFTQQLARNAGSVLGLATGSTPVALYQELIRRNEAGSVSFSKAKTFNLDEYLGLDGEHPQSYRYFMNEQLFNHVDINKDNTHVPPGDAKNPIEACKEYEVQISAAGGIDVQLLGIGRNGHIGFNEPSSGLTSRTRVKTLTKATIDDNARFFAADEYQPHLSITMGIGTILDARKVVLLATGENKADAVHAMIEGPLTAACPASALQMHRHAVIVLDEGAASKLKDIEFYKHIEAENQKLQEYLASL from the coding sequence ATGCAAATAGTAATTCTAAAAAACGCAGCAGAAGTTGCGGCATATGGTGCCGATATTTTCACTCAACAGTTAGCACGTAACGCAGGCTCTGTATTGGGACTTGCCACAGGGTCAACGCCCGTTGCTTTGTATCAGGAACTTATCCGTCGTAACGAAGCGGGTTCGGTGAGCTTCAGCAAAGCAAAAACGTTTAATCTGGATGAATACCTTGGGTTGGATGGCGAGCACCCGCAAAGCTATCGCTATTTTATGAATGAACAGCTGTTCAATCATGTAGACATTAACAAAGATAATACGCATGTTCCGCCGGGTGATGCTAAAAACCCAATTGAAGCCTGCAAAGAATATGAAGTACAGATCAGCGCCGCGGGCGGTATTGACGTTCAGCTCTTGGGTATTGGTCGTAATGGCCACATTGGTTTCAATGAGCCTTCTTCAGGCCTGACATCACGTACTCGGGTCAAAACTCTGACTAAGGCAACCATTGACGATAATGCACGCTTCTTTGCGGCCGACGAGTACCAGCCTCATTTATCAATCACTATGGGGATCGGGACTATCCTGGACGCACGTAAAGTCGTGTTGCTTGCGACTGGCGAAAATAAAGCGGACGCCGTGCACGCCATGATAGAAGGGCCGTTAACTGCCGCATGTCCTGCGTCGGCACTGCAAATGCACCGTCACGCCGTTATTGTGTTAGATGAAGGTGCGGCCAGTAAACTAAAAGACATCGAATTCTATAAGCATATTGAAGCTGAAAACCAAAAGCTTCAGGAATATCTTGCCTCTCTGTAG
- the nudC gene encoding NAD(+) diphosphatase: protein MLHYTQMNLDRASAERKDPNWLLGQYGEKSRWLLVWNNKNLIVSEKRELALLSQSQIATLDRAEAVFLGIDDTHSYFALDVSEVEQELLQGCIDVSFEEHVDQQAFHFEDMRTIGPKLDVELASVGVLARGLCYWHKTHRFCGRCGSPNRSVEAGHARLCNDPECRHMTFPRTDPAVIMLVTYTFPDGVERCLLGRQAQWPDGVYSTLAGFVDPGETLERAVIREVKEEAGVDVDQVRYLASQPWPFPSSIMLGFIATAKSTEIFVEQDELEQAHWFSREDLDGFAEWGDDAPGYKLTRKDSISRYLIEYWRQQ from the coding sequence GTGCTGCACTACACGCAAATGAACCTGGATCGGGCCTCGGCTGAACGTAAAGACCCTAATTGGCTGTTGGGCCAATATGGCGAAAAAAGCCGCTGGTTATTGGTGTGGAATAATAAAAATCTGATTGTGAGTGAAAAGCGTGAATTGGCACTGTTATCTCAGTCGCAGATTGCCACACTAGACCGTGCAGAAGCTGTTTTTTTAGGTATTGACGATACACATAGCTATTTTGCACTTGATGTAAGCGAGGTGGAGCAAGAGCTGCTGCAGGGCTGCATTGATGTGAGTTTTGAAGAACACGTCGATCAACAGGCTTTTCATTTTGAAGACATGCGGACTATTGGTCCCAAGCTGGATGTTGAACTGGCCTCTGTGGGCGTGTTAGCGCGAGGGTTATGCTACTGGCATAAAACGCACCGCTTTTGTGGCCGCTGCGGTAGCCCAAATCGTTCTGTTGAAGCCGGGCATGCGCGTTTGTGTAACGACCCGGAATGCCGTCATATGACGTTTCCGCGTACCGACCCTGCTGTGATTATGCTGGTTACTTATACCTTTCCTGATGGGGTTGAGCGTTGTTTACTCGGTCGTCAGGCTCAGTGGCCTGACGGCGTGTACTCGACCTTGGCCGGGTTTGTTGACCCGGGTGAAACGCTTGAACGAGCCGTTATCCGTGAAGTAAAAGAAGAAGCGGGGGTTGACGTTGATCAGGTGCGCTACCTTGCTTCACAACCCTGGCCATTTCCGTCGTCTATTATGCTAGGCTTTATTGCAACAGCAAAAAGTACCGAAATCTTTGTTGAGCAGGATGAACTGGAGCAGGCACACTGGTTTTCCCGGGAAGATCTCGACGGTTTTGCCGAGTGGGGAGACGATGCGCCGGGATATAAACTTACCCGAAAAGACTCTATCTCCCGATATCTGATTGAATACTGGCGTCAGCAATGA
- a CDS encoding cystathionine beta-lyase, translating to MKKNTKLVAVGRKSQYTKGVVNPVVQRASTVVFDSVADMQEAISERGKRTLFYGRRGTNTHFALQDAIMELENGAGCALYPSGAAAISQALLSFLKTGDHLLMVDTAYEPTRDFCDKILSGLGITTTYYDPLVGADIESLIQDNTKVLFLESPGSITMEVQDVPSLVKVAKAKGLITMLDNTYGNGWHYRPLEHGVDISIQAATKYIVGHSDVMMGVAVANETLWPTLRENSYLLGQCTSADDAYLALRGLRTMPVRLQQHEKSALQVANWLAGHPLVDHVRHPALKSCPGHEFFKRDFSGSNGLFSVVMKQGHRKAINRFLDSLHHFKMGFSWGGFESLVTANASMAPLRSTTGWQHGPVIRLHIGLEDVEDLIADLEQALKVYQESL from the coding sequence ATGAAGAAGAATACCAAACTGGTGGCTGTAGGCCGCAAATCCCAGTATACCAAAGGGGTTGTTAACCCGGTTGTACAACGCGCGTCGACAGTTGTTTTTGATTCCGTTGCTGATATGCAGGAAGCCATTTCCGAGCGCGGCAAGCGAACCTTATTTTACGGGCGTCGTGGCACCAATACCCATTTTGCATTGCAAGACGCCATTATGGAGCTGGAAAATGGCGCGGGTTGTGCGCTGTATCCCTCAGGGGCAGCTGCAATTTCACAAGCTTTGTTGTCATTTTTGAAAACCGGTGATCATCTGTTAATGGTGGACACTGCGTACGAACCAACGCGTGATTTTTGTGACAAGATCCTTTCCGGACTTGGCATCACAACAACTTACTATGATCCTCTGGTTGGCGCAGATATAGAGTCTCTGATCCAGGACAACACCAAAGTCCTGTTCCTGGAATCTCCGGGCTCTATCACGATGGAAGTACAAGACGTGCCCAGCCTGGTTAAAGTGGCCAAGGCAAAGGGCCTCATTACTATGCTGGATAACACCTATGGTAATGGCTGGCATTATCGCCCGCTTGAGCATGGGGTCGATATCAGTATTCAGGCTGCCACCAAATATATTGTTGGTCATTCAGATGTCATGATGGGTGTAGCTGTTGCCAACGAAACCCTGTGGCCAACACTGCGCGAAAATTCCTATCTGCTGGGTCAATGTACCTCGGCAGACGATGCTTATCTGGCATTGCGCGGCTTGCGAACTATGCCGGTGCGTTTACAGCAGCATGAGAAATCGGCATTGCAGGTTGCCAACTGGCTGGCGGGCCACCCGCTGGTTGATCATGTACGCCACCCAGCCTTAAAAAGTTGTCCCGGGCATGAGTTCTTTAAACGTGACTTTAGCGGCAGCAATGGCTTGTTCTCTGTCGTCATGAAACAGGGACATCGTAAAGCCATTAACCGTTTCCTCGACAGTCTGCATCACTTTAAGATGGGCTTTTCCTGGGGCGGCTTTGAGAGCCTGGTTACGGCTAACGCTAGCATGGCGCCATTGCGAAGCACTACTGGCTGGCAGCATGGCCCTGTGATCCGTTTACATATCGGTCTGGAAGATGTGGAAGACCTGATTGCCGATCTGGAGCAAGCCCTAAAGGTTTATCAGGAAAGTTTGTAA
- the sbcB gene encoding exodeoxyribonuclease I: protein MATQELTDNIPTIYWHDYETWGASPQKDRPSQFAGIRTDLDLNIIGEPLIEYCRPAADYLPQPEACLVTGITPQHALKHGLPESEFMAKIHTEFSKPNTCVAGYNSIRFDDEVTRYSLYRNFYDPYEREWQNGNSRWDIIDLVRACYALRPEGIVWPEKEDGTPSFRLEDLTKANGIEHADAHDALSDVTATIALAKLIKEKQPKLYQFFFSLRGKKALADLIDVFNMQPLVHTSSRIPATQGCTSWIAPMSFHPVNKNAVVCFNLTNDPQVLLDLSVEELRARLYTKHSDLGEDELPVGLKLVHLNKCPILAPAKTLLPENAARLGIDREQCLENLKVLKSNPELRNKVAEVFNDQGDFSDTTNPDYQLYNGFISKADKAKLAIVRSAPPHELGSLALEFEDPKFHTLLFRYRARNWPESLSENELDQWRKYCQNKLMHGEDNPSINAQDFMITLENLVYEHEGNEKNLAVLKALYHYAQSL, encoded by the coding sequence ATGGCGACACAAGAATTGACTGATAATATCCCGACAATTTACTGGCACGATTACGAAACTTGGGGTGCCAGCCCGCAAAAAGACCGGCCGAGTCAGTTTGCCGGGATCCGCACTGACCTGGACTTAAATATCATTGGTGAGCCACTGATTGAGTATTGTCGCCCGGCGGCGGATTATTTGCCTCAGCCGGAGGCGTGTCTGGTGACCGGGATCACGCCGCAACATGCGCTTAAGCATGGTTTACCGGAAAGTGAGTTCATGGCGAAAATTCACACCGAATTCAGTAAGCCCAATACCTGTGTCGCTGGGTATAACAGCATCCGGTTCGATGATGAAGTAACCCGTTACAGCCTGTATCGTAACTTTTATGACCCGTATGAGCGCGAGTGGCAAAATGGAAACAGCCGCTGGGATATCATAGATTTGGTGCGTGCCTGTTATGCCCTGCGCCCTGAAGGCATTGTGTGGCCAGAAAAAGAAGATGGCACGCCCAGCTTTCGTCTGGAAGATCTCACCAAAGCCAATGGCATTGAACACGCTGATGCGCACGATGCACTGAGCGATGTCACCGCAACCATCGCGCTGGCAAAATTAATCAAAGAAAAACAGCCAAAGCTGTATCAGTTTTTCTTCTCACTGCGCGGCAAAAAAGCACTGGCCGATCTGATTGATGTGTTTAATATGCAGCCGCTGGTGCATACATCTTCGCGTATTCCGGCCACTCAGGGTTGCACGAGCTGGATTGCACCGATGAGCTTTCACCCGGTCAATAAAAATGCCGTGGTGTGCTTTAACCTGACCAACGATCCACAGGTCCTGCTGGACCTGTCGGTAGAAGAATTACGGGCGCGCTTATATACCAAGCACAGTGACTTAGGCGAAGATGAGCTGCCGGTTGGTCTGAAACTGGTTCACCTGAACAAATGTCCGATATTAGCTCCGGCTAAAACGCTGTTGCCGGAGAACGCAGCACGCCTGGGCATTGACCGCGAACAGTGCCTGGAAAATCTAAAAGTGCTGAAATCAAACCCTGAGCTGCGCAACAAGGTGGCTGAAGTGTTTAATGATCAGGGCGACTTTAGCGACACCACCAACCCCGACTATCAGCTATATAACGGCTTTATCAGTAAAGCTGACAAAGCCAAACTGGCCATTGTACGCAGTGCACCGCCTCATGAATTAGGGTCGCTGGCGCTGGAATTTGAAGACCCTAAGTTCCACACCCTGCTGTTTCGTTATCGCGCCAGAAACTGGCCGGAGAGTCTCTCTGAAAACGAATTAGACCAGTGGCGTAAATACTGTCAGAACAAACTGATGCACGGCGAAGATAATCCGTCTATTAATGCTCAGGACTTTATGATCACGCTGGAAAACCTGGTGTACGAACATGAAGGGAATGAGAAGAATTTGGCAGTACTCAAAGCGCTCTACCACTACGCTCAGAGCCTCTAA